The sequence CCTCGCGGGCGGCGAGCGCTGCGTCTGCGATCTCACCGTGGACCTGGGCCTGGCCCAGTCGAAGCTCTCCTTTCACCTGCGGGTGCTCAAGGAGGCTGGCCTGCTGGAGGGGCGCGAGCAGGGCCGCTGGATCTACTACCGCCTGCAGCCGGAGGCGATCACCGCCCTGCAGCAGTGGCTGGGCCGCCTCAATGCCCAGTGCCAGCGGCCCGCCAGCCCCTGTTGCGACTGAGCCCCCACCAGCGGCCCGTTGCCGGTGGCCACAGGCGTGCAGTGCTAACCAACTCTTAAACGGCTGACCATCGGGCCTTGACCGAGGGGCGGCCTGGTCCCCATAGGGTTTTGGCACCCTTCGGCCGCAGCCCCCATGGTGTTCACGCCTTCCCAAGC is a genomic window of Cyanobium sp. NS01 containing:
- a CDS encoding helix-turn-helix transcriptional regulator, with product MTLTSPPVARPVDTASSLADSAAGRSADSLDNAQARQLLKALGDPLRLQVIEALAGGERCVCDLTVDLGLAQSKLSFHLRVLKEAGLLEGREQGRWIYYRLQPEAITALQQWLGRLNAQCQRPASPCCD